In Spinacia oleracea cultivar Varoflay chromosome 5, BTI_SOV_V1, whole genome shotgun sequence, a single window of DNA contains:
- the LOC130460904 gene encoding uncharacterized protein, whose protein sequence is MCHVLIGTRRHGNFAHNICPSRRAFLETHSGAFIGDFRRVPTTIRRFPATTRLILFLVTLILFFVKFIPFFAILILFFTKYFADLSRGRNEQAIGGGYWEGRYDRLDGGHL, encoded by the exons atgtgtcacgtcctcattggtacacgaaggcacggtaattttgcccacaacatttgcccctcaagaagggcatttctggaaacacattccgg agctttcataggcgatttccggcgtgttcctaccaccatcaggcgatttccggccaccacgagactcatccttttcctcgtcacactcatcctgttcttcgtgAAGTTCATCCCGTTCTTCGCgatactcatcctgttcttcaccaagtacttcgcagatctttcaag aggaaggaatgagcaagctatcggcggcggatattgggaagggcgatatgaccgattggatggcggacatctatga